In the genome of Bacillus thuringiensis, the window CTGTACGAGCAATTGCTCCAGTCGCTGGAATTCCGCCAAATAACGGGGTAACAATATTTGCAATCCCCTGACCGACAAGCTCTTTGTTACTGTTGTGTTTACTATTTGTCATACCATCTGCCACGACAGCGGATAAAAGCGACTCAATTCCACCGAGCATCGCAATAACAAATGCAGGACCAATTAACTGTTTTATACGTTCTAATGTGATTTCTGGTATATCAAACTGAGGAAGTGTATTTGGAATCGTGCCATATGCTGTACCAATAGTAGGTACATGACCTGAGAAAAATACAGTTGCAATTACAGTTGAAATAACAACACCTACTAATGAACCAGGTACTTTTGGTAAAATCTTTGGTGTTATGAGTATAACAAAAAAGCAAATCAAAGCAGTTATAACACTATAAAAATTGGTAGTACTGATATGAGTGAAGAGTTCCTTCAAATTTGCTAGAAATTCCTCATGCTTTTTTATACCTGTTAAACCTAAAAAACTAGCAATTTGTCCCGTAAAGATAATAACAGCAATACCTGAAGTAAAACCAATTGTTACAGGACGTGGAATAAACTTAATTAAAGAGCCTAGTTTGAAGATTCCCATAAGACATAAAATAATTCCAGCTAACAAACCCGCGAGTAGTAAATTTTCGTATCCATAGGTAATTACAACTCCTAAAAGAATCGGAACAAAAGCACCTGTAGGTCCTCCAATTTGATACTTCGAACCACCAAACAGTGAAATGAGTATTCCAGCAATACAGGTTGTATAAATCCCATACTCTGGCTTAACACCAGAGGCTATAGCAAAAGACATAGCAAGTGGAATCGCAACAACTCCAACAATCATTCCTGAAAGAAGATCCTTTTGAAAATGTGCTAATGAATATCCTTCAAACCTTCCTGTAAATAACTTTCTCATTACAAACCCTTCTTTTCTATTTTTAATAGATCTGGATTACAAATGTATTTCTCGGTCCCTTATACAGAAAATTGTCCTTTTCACAAAAATAAAAAACACCCTAATATTTACTATATGTTTTACTTAAATGACACTCCAATTCACCTATATCTCCACCTTGTTGTACATAGGATTTCAATCTTTCTGCTAAACGTTCTCCGGCTCGACTATCTAGCTTCTTTGTATCAATAAACGATCTAATCCTTACCTTATCTGGAGTAATATCTCTACGAAACATTTGTCCTGGAATTTCACTCCAAAAACGATTCCATTCATCCAGTAATCCTATTTGATCAAATAAAAAACCTTGAATTCCACATAACCAAGCTGTACAAGCAGTATTTCTTTTTCGACATCCAACTCCATCTTGTAAATGTTGGCATGAAAAACAACAAGAATTTCCACTTTTTATACAAACTTCACAAACGTAATGAGCTCCTAATGAGCGAAATGTTTCAATTCCATGTTGGATGATATCTTCTTTCTTAACCTCAATACTCAACCTATCCCTCCTTAGCCATCATTTCACTTTCTGCTCCATCTAGCTCTTCTAACATTGAAATCGTATCGATTAAATGGTTGTTAAAAATCTTCCGTGCAACCACCAATAAATCCACAATAATAGGGTCTCGTAAAGAATATAAAACTCTTTTTCCATCTTTTCTACCAACAACAATGTTTTTTGAACGTAGTACACTTAATTGCTGAGAAATAGCTGAACCTTCCTTATTTAGAATATCTTGAATTTCGTTTACGCTTTTTTCACCTTCTGACAATAATTCTAAGATACCTATTCGCAAAGGGTGTGCTAAGGCTTTAAAGAAATCTGCTTTAAATTGTTGCATTTCGTTTCCCATTGAAATCCCTCCGTTACTTTTCCTCAATTTCAAAAGTATCATATACATCTTCAAATGTTTGAATATGTATATGATACTTTTAAAACCTCGAATTTTCAATACAAATTTTACAATATTAAATAAGCATCAAATAGAGAAATATACTATTCAAATTTAAGTTCAAAATTTATTATCCAAAATAAAAACGCCTAACATATTAGGGATATATAATACGTTAGGCGCTTGATATTTAAAATTTTTCGTTTTAGGTCTTGATAATATTGGATGAGTATATGACCAAAACGCTAGATGACTAATATGAATAAACTTATTTGTAAAATTAATTCCTTAGAATATTTTAAGAGCAAGTTTTGAAAAAAACTATTCAAAACTTGCTCCTTATTTTCTCAGATCCAACTATTTTGATACTAAAACCAACAGTAGTGAATTAGAATAATGACTTAATACTTGCTAAAACTGTAAGTACACCTACAATAATAACAAATACGTTACTCATTTTCCCTTTGTATTTAGCTAGTACTGGTACTTTTTGAATCGCATACATCGGTAATAGACATAAGATAGCAGCAACTAAAGGACCGCTTAGAGAATCAATAAGTCCAAGAATACTTGGATTTGTATAAGCAACAAACCAGCATGATAATACAACAAAAGTAAGGATTATTGTCTTAATTGTTTTTTCTTCAATATCTTTTCCACGTGATTTACCGAACTTAATAATCATGTCACGCATTACTTCGAATGCTCCTATATAATGGCCAAGGAAAGACTTTGTAATAGCCACAAAAGCAATAATTGGAGCTGCAATAGTGATTACAGGCGAATTAAGCTCATTAGCAAGATATGAAAGGATTGATAAGTTTTGTTCTTTTGCCATTTTTATATCATCTGGAGTCAAGCTCAATGCGCTACTCCAAACGAAGAACATAACAACAGCGAATGTCATGATATAACAAACCTTTTGTATTTGCGCACATTTAGCATCAGTGGCTTCGATTCCATACGTAGCTCTCTGTTTCACAACAAATGATGAAATCATAGGTGAATGATTAAATGAGAATACGATGATTGGTAGAATCATCAATATCGTCCCAAAATAGCCTGTTCCTGTTGAAGCAGTTGAAACAGCTGAAAAACTAAGCATTGACGTATTCCACTGTGGAATTAAAGATATTGCGATAAAAAGTAGAGAAACTATGAAAGGATACACTAGCATACTCATGATCTTTACAGTAATATCTTGACCAAAATTCAGTATAGCGATAAGACCAAGAACTAATACAAGTGATAAAATAGCCCTTGGAGGCTCTGGCATGTGCAATTGATGCACGATAAAACTACTTGCAGTATTTGTAAGCGCAACCGAATACATTAGTACGATTGTATAAATTGAACCGAAATATACGATGTTAAAAATGATACTCGCTTTATTTCCGAAATACTCTCTAATTGTACCTGTGATCCCCTCATCAGCAGAATTAGAAGCGTATATCATTTTAGCAAGCGCCCTATGTGAGTAGTACATAACTGGATATGCAAGTAATGTAATTAGTAGTAAAGATAATAAACCACCTGAACCTGCATTAATCGGTAAAAAGAGCACCCCTGCTCCAATTGCAGTTCCAAATAGACTGAGTGCCCATGTAGTATCCTGCTTATGCCACTTTTTCGGATCTGCATATTGCTCATTTTTTAGTGCGGTATTTTCAGCTTGAACTTCTATTTTCTTTGCAGTATTCCCGTTCATATAATAACTCCCCCTTGTATCTATTCCTACATCTCTCTTTGCATCTAACAAATATTCCCTTTTCGGAAAATGAATTCCTTACAAGTTGCCCCACATTGTATGTCCTTCATCATAATGAATCCAAATTGAAACATTCGCTAGTTAGCGTCCTAATATAATTGTTAGCGTTCACAAAAAAGTTTACTCAAAGTATCCGCTCTTTATATAAAGACCCCTTAAGAGAACAATATAGAATAGACTTCATAAATACGTTGCAACATTTCTAATAACAGTGTATTACTTTAATGGTTTCTCTTTTTTACTTTTAACAGTAATTTTAGCTAAACCGGCCTCTCTTCATTTGCGAGGCATTTCTTTCTCAATTCTATACATTACTTTCATAACTTCGGTAGCACTGATGATATTGCTTACACAAGCCACTGAAGCACATTACATACATTTCGCCTCTAATCACACACCTTTCTTACTAAGAATCGCATTTTTTATATTTTCTCCAGAGATAATAAAATTTCTCTCGACGCCCTCATTATAACGTGTATATTTATAAAATTAATATTTTTATATTTTCAGAAATATTAAAGCGGAATAATTTTATATGGATAATATTTTACAGTTAGCATGTAGCCATTGTTTTTATCGCGTAAAGCTGAATTAGTTAGTAAAAATATACAATTATACATTGTCTTTCTAGGTGACTCATTCTAAAAATACTTATATCCCCTTTTATCAAAAAAATTTATTTTAAACATAAAAGATATTCTAATAAATAATTAATGTAGGCAAAAAGAAAAGATTCACAAAATACAAAAACCAATTTTTAGGATATATATTATCAATATTGAATTCATATACACTTTTTTAAAAAAATACACTGAGCAAAAAACAAAAAAACTGCCCCATATGGACAGCTCATTTACATAATTATCGTTATCAAGGATTCACAAACAAATCACTTCAATGTCATCTTAATTCTAGTTTGTTCGACTCTTCTTCAGAGATATCTCTATGTTTGTAATGAATCGTTTTTAGATCATTTCCTTTTATGCGAAAAGTAATTGTGTCCTCTCCATAAGGCGGATTGTGTGCACCCTCAAAAGTTTGAATTTGAACAGTTACATAAAAAGTATAGTTTGTTGTATCTTTTTTTATTTCAAGTATTTTTTCAGAACCTCGATACCAAAGTTTTGGTTCCTTATAATAGTTTTCAACCTCTTTGCTTATCGGCTCCAATAAGAGCTCAATTACTACTTCTTTTAAAAGTTTTTTTGGTACAGGTATTCTGTTGATTTTCTTTCTTTTTACATCTATAATCCTCCAAAAATCCCCGCTCTTTTCAACGGTATAAAGAACATTCGTACCGTCCGCTTTCAAAAGATGAAAATAACCTTTATTTCCCTTAGTATATAATCGTGGCTCATTAATCCACTCACCTTCTGTTTGCACTATCCCTAAAAACAACTGAGTAAGTGGCGTTATCTTATAATCTAATTGGTTAAAGTCACCAAACGAATAAAGTTCATAACCGGTTAAATCTATGCTAAAATTTCTGTTTATATCATTTTCCTTTTTTACAATTGCTTGAGCAGAAATGCAGGGTAATAAAAAACTAAACAGACATATGACGCTAACCATTGTTAATCTTATTTTCATAACATCAATCCTCTCTTTTATTAAGATGCAACAAAAGAGAGGATATTATTGATTAGGGCATAGGCTAAAAAATTAAACTCCCCCATTAACTAGCTCGTTTATCGAGTTTAATTTTGAAGAAAGCTCGATAAACCATTCTTCATCCCCTGTTAATAATGCAAGATCTATAAGATAAAGGATTTGTTCCTTATTTATTACCTTTGATTCAGGGAGTTTGTTAACGTGTTTACTAAAGAGTAAAATCGCTTCGTTTATTGTGTACTGGCCGTCACGTTTCACAATACTAACTGTAACTATATCCTCTACATCATCAAGTGATACAATATAACCAACTATTAATTCACCTTCATTTGATATTCCACGAACCCAATCTCCTACTTTTAAAACATGATTATTATTTGACATCATACCGTTTCACCTTCCTATAAATATTTTTTGTGACGATAAAAAAGATATAAAAACAAATCATACTGTAATATTTTTCATTACATTTAAGTGTTAAGAACTCACGGCTATATAATAATTAAGCCGCTTAACGCTCTTGATTGATAAGGTCAACAACTTCTTTCATTGTATAATTCTTTAAGTATTCACCTAGATGTTCTTCAGCACCTAAGAAAATAGCGAAAAGAACTTTTCGCATGTTCGAACCTACAACACACTGATTGTTTGATTCCGGACACTTCGGCTGCAAAGCACCTTCAGAGGTTATCTGATAAATATGCCAAAGATTAATTTCATCTAAATCGCGAGCAAAAATAAAACCTCCACCAGTTCCCTCTTTTGATTGTATAAATTTATGTTTTTTTAACAAACTTAGCACTTTACGAATACGTACTGGATGTACACCTGCACTTTCTGAAATAGCATTACTTGTTGACATCCGGTCTGGCTGTAAAGCTAAATAAGTTAAACTGTGAATGGCCAAGGTAAAGTCGCTGTTCATGATTTTCCTCCTACGATTAAAAATATTGTTTCTCATATATTAACATACTGTAGCCATAAATATTACAGATTGGTTAGAACGTTAAAACATATAGAATACTTCTTACCATAAAAAAATTAATTCCTTTATATTCTATCCGGTCTCACCTATATCCGATAACTTCATTTAGCTTTTTAAGTTGAAAATAAAATTAAACACTCCACTGTTTCTTCACTTGTTCTTCTGCCAGTTGTTTAATTTTTGTCCAAATCGTATCTTTACTCACAATAACATTTGTTTGATAATTTCTATC includes:
- a CDS encoding SulP family inorganic anion transporter; its protein translation is MRKLFTGRFEGYSLAHFQKDLLSGMIVGVVAIPLAMSFAIASGVKPEYGIYTTCIAGILISLFGGSKYQIGGPTGAFVPILLGVVITYGYENLLLAGLLAGIILCLMGIFKLGSLIKFIPRPVTIGFTSGIAVIIFTGQIASFLGLTGIKKHEEFLANLKELFTHISTTNFYSVITALICFFVILITPKILPKVPGSLVGVVISTVIATVFFSGHVPTIGTAYGTIPNTLPQFDIPEITLERIKQLIGPAFVIAMLGGIESLLSAVVADGMTNSKHNSNKELVGQGIANIVTPLFGGIPATGAIARTATNIKSGAVSPMSGIIHGGFVLLTLLLLAPYASHIPLASMAPILMVVAWNMSEQKHFYHILKMKTGDSLVLLVTFLLTVFTSLTTAVEIGLILAVILFTKRMSNMLVISKVLPDHTKKNEKLLSHVVNKAHDCPQISIYTIEGPLFFGAAQTFEQNILATIHYKPKVLILRMGKVPFIDTTGESYFRNIVQHFKKQGGVLLISGIQSELKANLDKNGLYAEIGKENFFDHTGEAINCALGHLNTKKCIGCKHFAFHECTGLSKQSQEINTIKNKVNALDF
- a CDS encoding ArsR/SmtB family transcription factor, with product MGNEMQQFKADFFKALAHPLRIGILELLSEGEKSVNEIQDILNKEGSAISQQLSVLRSKNIVVGRKDGKRVLYSLRDPIIVDLLVVARKIFNNHLIDTISMLEELDGAESEMMAKEG
- a CDS encoding aromatic amino acid transport family protein — its product is MNGNTAKKIEVQAENTALKNEQYADPKKWHKQDTTWALSLFGTAIGAGVLFLPINAGSGGLLSLLLITLLAYPVMYYSHRALAKMIYASNSADEGITGTIREYFGNKASIIFNIVYFGSIYTIVLMYSVALTNTASSFIVHQLHMPEPPRAILSLVLVLGLIAILNFGQDITVKIMSMLVYPFIVSLLFIAISLIPQWNTSMLSFSAVSTASTGTGYFGTILMILPIIVFSFNHSPMISSFVVKQRATYGIEATDAKCAQIQKVCYIMTFAVVMFFVWSSALSLTPDDIKMAKEQNLSILSYLANELNSPVITIAAPIIAFVAITKSFLGHYIGAFEVMRDMIIKFGKSRGKDIEEKTIKTIILTFVVLSCWFVAYTNPSILGLIDSLSGPLVAAILCLLPMYAIQKVPVLAKYKGKMSNVFVIIVGVLTVLASIKSLF
- a CDS encoding DUF3888 domain-containing protein, giving the protein MKIRLTMVSVICLFSFLLPCISAQAIVKKENDINRNFSIDLTGYELYSFGDFNQLDYKITPLTQLFLGIVQTEGEWINEPRLYTKGNKGYFHLLKADGTNVLYTVEKSGDFWRIIDVKRKKINRIPVPKKLLKEVVIELLLEPISKEVENYYKEPKLWYRGSEKILEIKKDTTNYTFYVTVQIQTFEGAHNPPYGEDTITFRIKGNDLKTIHYKHRDISEEESNKLELR
- a CDS encoding IDEAL domain-containing protein; translation: MMSNNNHVLKVGDWVRGISNEGELIVGYIVSLDDVEDIVTVSIVKRDGQYTINEAILLFSKHVNKLPESKVINKEQILYLIDLALLTGDEEWFIELSSKLNSINELVNGGV
- the saiR gene encoding Rrf2-family transcriptional regulator SaiR, which translates into the protein MNSDFTLAIHSLTYLALQPDRMSTSNAISESAGVHPVRIRKVLSLLKKHKFIQSKEGTGGGFIFARDLDEINLWHIYQITSEGALQPKCPESNNQCVVGSNMRKVLFAIFLGAEEHLGEYLKNYTMKEVVDLINQER
- a CDS encoding BA3454 family stress response protein, whose translation is MIEVCVTVNYNDRNYQTNVIVSKDTIWTKIKQLAEEQVKKQWSV